From Roseburia hominis, the proteins below share one genomic window:
- the hisC gene encoding histidinol-phosphate transaminase yields the protein MKAFEKNIRQVEPYVPGEQPQNKVIKLNTNENPYPPAPGVVRAMEELSEHADALRLYPDPTSDALVTALADYYHVGKNQVFVGVGSDDVLSMCFLTFFNSDKPIYFPDITYSFYKVWAELYRIPYECKKVDENFRIVREDYYGENGGVIFPNPNAPTSIYENLEFVEDIIRHNQDVVVIVDEAYVDFAGESALSLLEKYENLIVVQTFSKSRSMAGMRIGYAIASPLLIKYLNDAKYSFNSYTMNRPSLVCGVEAVKDKVYFEQTVNKIVETRGWVEEEFRKLGFVFPRSGANFLFVSHPEYDAKELFTALKEQGIYVRYWGSERIKQYLRVTIGTREEMEALFAFLKEYMGRGGSL from the coding sequence ATGAAAGCATTTGAAAAAAATATCAGGCAGGTGGAACCTTATGTTCCGGGAGAACAGCCGCAGAATAAAGTGATCAAGCTGAATACCAATGAGAATCCATATCCGCCGGCGCCGGGGGTGGTCCGTGCGATGGAAGAACTCTCCGAGCACGCAGACGCACTCAGATTGTACCCCGATCCGACGTCGGACGCTCTGGTTACGGCCCTTGCCGACTATTATCATGTAGGAAAGAATCAGGTGTTTGTAGGCGTTGGGTCTGACGATGTACTGTCCATGTGTTTTCTGACCTTTTTTAATTCGGATAAGCCGATCTATTTCCCGGATATTACATACTCTTTTTATAAAGTATGGGCAGAGCTTTACCGGATTCCCTATGAGTGCAAAAAGGTAGATGAGAATTTCCGAATCGTGCGGGAGGACTATTATGGAGAAAATGGCGGCGTGATTTTCCCGAATCCCAATGCGCCGACTTCGATTTACGAGAATCTGGAATTTGTGGAGGATATAATCCGGCATAATCAGGACGTGGTCGTGATCGTGGACGAGGCGTATGTCGATTTCGCAGGGGAGTCGGCACTGTCTCTTTTGGAAAAATATGAGAATCTGATCGTTGTGCAGACATTTTCCAAATCACGGTCTATGGCGGGTATGCGGATTGGGTATGCGATTGCAAGTCCGCTTCTGATCAAATATTTGAATGATGCCAAATATTCCTTTAATTCCTATACCATGAACCGGCCTTCTTTGGTCTGCGGAGTGGAAGCGGTGAAGGACAAAGTATATTTTGAGCAGACAGTGAATAAGATTGTGGAGACCAGAGGGTGGGTCGAGGAGGAATTTAGAAAGCTGGGCTTTGTATTTCCGAGATCCGGCGCCAATTTCCTCTTTGTCTCTCACCCGGAGTATGATGCAAAAGAGCTGTTTACGGCATTAAAGGAGCAGGGCATTTATGTGCGGTATTGGGGAAGCGAGAGGATCAAGCAGTACCTGAGGGTCACGATAGGGACCCGGGAAGAGATGGAGGCGTTGTTTGCTTTCCTGAAGGAGTATATGGGGAGAGGCGGTAGCTTATAA
- a CDS encoding phosphatidylglycerol lysyltransferase domain-containing protein — MTEEINFRRPMLEDQELISGYFHKYPSRSCDRTFANVFLWAKHYNVEFALYKNVLLFRDNSAGYGYAFPAGEDEDVKAVIPEMVGWAREDGQPFCMYGVTHENFEKLENWFPGMFEVEYHRDEADYVYEAEKLATLSGKKLHSKRNHINKFKLVHEGHWSYEKLTKENLEECFQMALRWRNLNGCEDDEEKNAEMCVTLNSLRLFEELHLSGGFVRVDGEIVAFTLGEPVNDDTFVVHIEKAYAEVEGAYTVINQQFVEHEIQGRYEFVNREDDVGIEGLRKAKLSYKPVFMVDKGIVTLRPEGQ, encoded by the coding sequence ATGACAGAAGAGATAAATTTCAGAAGACCGATGCTGGAGGATCAGGAGCTGATCTCAGGATATTTTCATAAGTACCCCAGCAGAAGCTGCGACCGGACGTTTGCCAATGTGTTTTTGTGGGCGAAGCACTATAATGTAGAATTTGCCCTGTATAAGAATGTATTGTTGTTCCGGGATAACAGCGCCGGTTATGGGTATGCGTTTCCGGCGGGAGAAGATGAGGACGTAAAGGCGGTCATTCCGGAGATGGTCGGGTGGGCCAGGGAAGATGGACAGCCATTCTGTATGTACGGAGTTACACATGAGAATTTTGAGAAGCTGGAGAACTGGTTTCCGGGAATGTTTGAGGTAGAGTACCATCGTGATGAGGCGGACTATGTCTATGAAGCGGAAAAACTCGCCACACTTTCCGGGAAAAAACTGCATAGCAAGCGGAATCATATTAATAAATTTAAGCTGGTACATGAGGGGCACTGGAGCTACGAGAAGCTGACGAAGGAAAATCTGGAGGAGTGCTTCCAGATGGCGCTGAGATGGCGGAATCTGAACGGCTGCGAGGACGATGAGGAGAAGAATGCAGAGATGTGCGTGACGCTGAATTCTCTCCGGCTTTTTGAGGAACTGCACCTCTCCGGCGGATTTGTCCGGGTGGACGGAGAAATCGTGGCGTTCACATTAGGGGAGCCGGTTAATGACGATACCTTTGTGGTTCATATCGAGAAGGCTTATGCGGAGGTGGAAGGCGCCTATACCGTGATCAACCAGCAGTTTGTGGAGCACGAGATTCAGGGACGTTATGAGTTCGTGAACCGGGAGGACGATGTGGGAATTGAAGGCCTGAGAAAAGCGAAGCTCTCATACAAGCCCGTATTTATGGTGGACAAAGGGATTGTGACGCTAAGGCCCGAAGGGCAGTAA
- a CDS encoding IS30 family transposase, giving the protein MSKHIPGNHKHLTTADRLYIERQLNAGASFKEIACYLCKDPSTISKEVRSHRLSDFYPGKGLFLNAKNFCVHRFHCQKKNVCRKIILCDTKCSSCPSCNQHCKDFVKERCNRLDRAPYVCNGCDKTHVRCTVPHKYHYDALFADRKYREMLRDSRSGINLSKKELHHIDEVVTPLIWQGHSPYQIVVEHPELGLSVRSIYQYIELGLLTGRNIDLKRKVKFKARKCHKTQITDRQVFSGRLYSDFLQLPPTHVVEMDTVKSSRDSKKCILTFYFRDEKLFLAYLLNRCTKGAVRAVFDRLEARLGTETFRILFETVLTDRGGEFGDPLALETGMDGSQRTNIYYCDPMRSGQKGGVENVHTKLREILPKGTSFEYLTQWDLNLIVNNIDSVPRQSLLGLTPYQAVKENFGMDILAALQLKPVNPEKIVLTPELIK; this is encoded by the coding sequence ATGAGTAAACATATCCCAGGAAACCATAAACATCTTACTACCGCAGACAGACTTTATATTGAACGCCAGTTGAATGCAGGGGCTTCTTTTAAGGAGATTGCTTGTTACCTCTGCAAAGATCCCAGTACCATATCCAAAGAGGTGCGTTCTCACCGTCTATCCGATTTCTATCCAGGCAAAGGACTCTTCCTGAATGCTAAAAATTTCTGCGTCCACCGTTTCCATTGCCAAAAAAAGAATGTCTGCAGAAAAATCATTCTCTGCGATACGAAATGTTCTTCCTGCCCCTCCTGCAACCAGCACTGTAAGGATTTTGTGAAGGAACGCTGTAACAGACTTGACCGGGCTCCCTATGTCTGCAATGGTTGCGATAAGACCCATGTCCGTTGTACCGTTCCTCATAAATACCATTACGATGCTCTCTTTGCAGACCGCAAATACCGCGAAATGCTTCGGGATTCCAGGTCTGGTATTAACCTTTCAAAAAAGGAACTCCACCACATTGATGAGGTCGTTACCCCTCTGATCTGGCAGGGCCATTCTCCCTATCAGATCGTTGTGGAACATCCGGAACTGGGGCTTTCCGTACGCTCCATTTACCAATACATAGAACTCGGACTGCTTACCGGACGCAACATCGACCTGAAACGGAAAGTGAAGTTCAAGGCACGCAAGTGCCACAAAACTCAGATTACAGACCGGCAGGTGTTTTCCGGCCGCCTCTACAGTGATTTCCTCCAACTCCCTCCCACGCACGTAGTTGAAATGGATACCGTTAAGTCTTCGCGGGATTCTAAAAAATGTATCCTGACATTCTACTTCCGGGACGAGAAACTGTTCCTTGCCTATCTCTTGAACCGATGCACCAAAGGCGCTGTCCGTGCTGTTTTTGACCGTCTGGAAGCACGGCTCGGCACGGAAACATTCCGCATCCTGTTTGAAACGGTCCTGACAGACCGGGGCGGTGAATTCGGTGATCCACTGGCCCTGGAAACCGGCATGGATGGCAGCCAGCGTACTAATATTTATTATTGCGATCCCATGCGCAGCGGTCAGAAAGGTGGCGTTGAAAATGTTCACACAAAACTACGTGAGATTCTTCCGAAGGGTACCAGCTTCGAATATCTGACGCAATGGGACCTGAACCTGATTGTAAATAACATCGATTCGGTTCCGCGCCAGAGCCTGCTCGGCCTTACTCCATATCAGGCGGTAAAGGAAAACTTCGGTATGGATATCTTGGCAGCACTTCAGCTCAAGCCTGTCAATCCAGAAAAGATCGTCCTGACGCCTGAGCTGATTAAGTAA
- a CDS encoding alpha-L-arabinofuranosidase C-terminal domain-containing protein, with translation MAKLLINTERKLSKISKEIYGHFSEHLGRCIYEGIYVGEDSPIENVNGMRTDVVEALKAIKVPVLRWPGGCFADEYHWEDGIGPKEERKTIINTHWGGVVEDNSFGTHEYFELCRQLGCKTYVNGNLGSGTVREMSEWVEYMTFKGVSPMAKLRAENGHEEPWKVDYFGVGNENWGCGGNMTPEYYANEYRRYQTYVRDYSQHSMDPQEHIKPSILKVCCGPNVDDYEWTRGVLETCFRHSEGSPHGFMDGLSLHYYVHPEGWVKKGSATDFDEKVWYKTLSKALYMDELIRRHGAIMDEFDPNKEIAMIVDEWGTWFTVEPGTNPGFLYQQNTIRDALVAGITLNIFNKHSDRVRMANIAQIVNVLQAMLLTEGDKMIKTPTYHIFDMYKCHQDAQLVESWIDTKTIGLEEEYMVPNLTESVSIGEDGKLHITVTNLSVEEASEIDAVIDCRVSSVTGEIVTGEMHEMNTFEDPGRVQLQKFDAVEMNEKGLRFVAPPCSVLHLTVEMA, from the coding sequence ATGGCAAAACTATTGATTAACACGGAACGAAAATTAAGTAAGATCAGTAAAGAGATTTACGGACATTTTTCGGAGCATCTTGGCAGATGTATCTATGAGGGTATTTATGTAGGAGAGGATTCTCCGATTGAAAATGTAAATGGTATGCGTACAGACGTGGTGGAGGCGCTGAAGGCGATCAAGGTGCCGGTACTGCGCTGGCCGGGCGGATGCTTTGCGGACGAGTATCACTGGGAAGACGGAATCGGCCCAAAGGAAGAGAGAAAGACCATCATCAATACCCACTGGGGCGGTGTTGTGGAGGACAACAGCTTCGGTACGCATGAATATTTTGAACTTTGCCGGCAGCTTGGCTGTAAGACCTATGTAAACGGGAACCTGGGAAGCGGGACCGTCAGGGAGATGTCCGAATGGGTAGAGTATATGACCTTTAAAGGAGTGTCTCCGATGGCAAAGCTTCGTGCCGAGAACGGGCATGAGGAGCCGTGGAAGGTGGATTATTTTGGTGTAGGAAATGAAAACTGGGGCTGTGGCGGCAACATGACACCGGAGTATTATGCAAATGAGTACCGCAGATATCAGACCTATGTGCGTGATTACTCCCAGCACTCCATGGATCCCCAGGAGCATATAAAGCCATCGATCCTCAAGGTTTGCTGTGGGCCGAATGTTGATGATTATGAATGGACCAGAGGCGTTCTTGAGACCTGCTTCAGACATAGCGAGGGGTCCCCACATGGCTTTATGGACGGTCTTTCTCTGCACTACTACGTGCACCCGGAAGGCTGGGTGAAAAAGGGAAGCGCCACCGACTTTGATGAGAAGGTGTGGTACAAGACCTTAAGTAAAGCGCTCTATATGGACGAGCTGATCCGCCGCCACGGAGCGATCATGGACGAATTTGATCCGAATAAGGAAATCGCGATGATCGTGGACGAGTGGGGAACCTGGTTTACGGTAGAGCCGGGAACCAATCCGGGATTTTTGTATCAGCAGAACACGATCCGTGATGCGCTGGTGGCAGGAATTACTTTGAATATTTTCAATAAGCATTCAGACCGTGTGAGAATGGCAAATATCGCACAGATCGTCAATGTACTTCAGGCCATGCTTCTGACGGAGGGAGATAAGATGATCAAAACGCCGACCTATCACATTTTCGATATGTACAAATGCCATCAGGATGCACAACTTGTGGAGAGCTGGATTGATACGAAGACTATCGGTCTGGAGGAGGAATATATGGTTCCGAATCTGACGGAATCCGTTTCCATCGGAGAGGACGGAAAACTCCATATCACTGTGACCAATCTTTCTGTAGAAGAAGCGAGCGAGATCGATGCAGTGATAGACTGCAGGGTATCTTCGGTGACCGGCGAGATCGTGACCGGCGAGATGCATGAAATGAATACCTTTGAGGATCCTGGGAGGGTACAGCTTCAGAAATTTGATGCAGTGGAGATGAACGAGAAGGGTCTGAGATTTGTCGCTCCGCCTTGCAGCGTTCTGCATTTGACAGTAGAGATGGCATAG
- a CDS encoding glycoside hydrolase family 43 protein: protein MKKKAAICIALAAVLLTGCGEKLKAEPPVEKTFEEVSVHDPSIVAGEDGAYYIFGSHLAVAKTDDLINWTYVNQGIKNENPIIPDVYNVMREAFEWAHSNTFWAPDVIKLKDGKYHLYYCNCQGDEPLSCLGMAISDSVSGPYENQGLLLKSGMPEPQPSENGKIYMSTVDPNVVDPVVFYDQEERLWMIYGSYSGGIFVKELDPVSGLPLESGYGKKLLGGNHLRIEAPYVIYNSDTEYYYMFLSFGGLDSDGGYNIRVCRSKTPDGPYEDSMGQDMIECEGPKGSAFSDATAALYGTKLMGCYKFLWSEGEDGEDRKGYLSPGHNSCLYDEESGKYFLIYHTRFENSGEEHQVRVHQMFFNDAGWPVVAPYRYTGETIASYKESEVAGTYKYINHSRQISAQMNESVLIELKKNGEISGEAKGTWEFSDDHKISLTIDGNTYQGVVLKQWDEDGKKYVMTFTALNEETGMSVWGSNLQALDEP from the coding sequence ATGAAAAAAAAGGCAGCAATTTGTATAGCGCTGGCGGCAGTGCTTCTCACCGGCTGCGGTGAGAAGCTGAAGGCGGAGCCGCCGGTGGAAAAGACCTTTGAGGAGGTTTCGGTGCATGACCCGTCAATCGTGGCAGGAGAGGACGGGGCTTACTATATATTTGGTTCTCATCTTGCAGTGGCTAAGACAGATGATCTGATCAACTGGACTTATGTCAATCAGGGAATCAAGAATGAGAATCCGATCATTCCGGACGTATATAACGTAATGCGTGAAGCCTTTGAATGGGCGCACAGCAATACCTTCTGGGCGCCGGATGTGATTAAACTTAAAGATGGAAAATATCATCTCTATTATTGCAACTGTCAGGGAGATGAGCCCTTATCCTGCCTGGGAATGGCCATATCAGACAGTGTGTCAGGTCCCTACGAGAATCAGGGACTTCTGTTGAAATCAGGTATGCCGGAGCCGCAACCCAGCGAGAACGGCAAGATCTATATGTCAACGGTAGACCCAAATGTGGTGGATCCGGTCGTATTTTATGATCAGGAAGAAAGATTGTGGATGATCTATGGTTCCTATTCAGGAGGTATCTTTGTCAAAGAATTGGACCCGGTGAGCGGACTTCCTCTGGAATCCGGCTATGGGAAGAAATTGTTAGGAGGGAATCATCTTCGGATTGAGGCTCCTTATGTCATCTATAATTCGGATACGGAATATTACTATATGTTCCTCTCCTTTGGTGGGCTGGATTCCGACGGCGGGTATAATATCAGAGTCTGCCGTTCCAAAACGCCGGATGGTCCTTATGAGGATTCCATGGGCCAGGACATGATAGAATGTGAGGGACCAAAGGGCAGCGCGTTTAGTGATGCGACGGCTGCACTCTACGGTACGAAGCTGATGGGCTGCTACAAATTCCTCTGGAGCGAGGGGGAAGACGGGGAGGACCGCAAAGGCTATCTGTCTCCAGGACACAATTCCTGTTTATATGATGAGGAGAGTGGCAAATATTTCCTGATCTATCACACCCGTTTTGAGAACAGCGGGGAGGAGCACCAGGTCCGGGTACATCAGATGTTCTTCAATGATGCAGGCTGGCCGGTAGTGGCGCCTTATCGCTATACGGGAGAGACGATCGCTTCCTATAAAGAGTCTGAGGTGGCAGGAACCTATAAGTATATCAACCATAGCCGGCAGATTTCGGCACAAATGAATGAATCTGTTTTGATCGAGCTTAAGAAGAACGGGGAGATCTCTGGCGAGGCAAAGGGAACCTGGGAGTTCTCTGACGATCATAAGATCAGCCTGACCATAGATGGAAATACCTATCAGGGCGTGGTCTTAAAGCAGTGGGACGAAGATGGTAAAAAGTATGTGATGACGTTTACCGCCTTGAACGAAGAGACCGGAATGTCTGTCTGGGGCAGTAATCTTCAGGCTTTAGATGAGCCGTAA
- a CDS encoding DUF6171 family protein, protein MQEGQRYCRKCLLREMDEAEYFKNMYDYIARLPHEDKVSDEEYERRLSICKGCDYLLQGMCRLCGCYVEMRAVMKVRGCPDIPDRWKA, encoded by the coding sequence ATGCAGGAAGGACAGAGATATTGTAGAAAATGCCTCTTAAGGGAGATGGACGAGGCCGAATATTTCAAAAATATGTATGATTATATAGCACGTCTTCCCCATGAGGATAAGGTATCCGACGAGGAGTACGAAAGGCGGCTTTCCATCTGTAAAGGGTGCGATTATCTCCTACAGGGAATGTGCCGGTTGTGCGGATGTTATGTGGAGATGCGCGCGGTCATGAAAGTGCGCGGCTGTCCGGATATACCGGATCGTTGGAAAGCGTAG
- a CDS encoding pyridoxal phosphate-dependent aminotransferase has protein sequence MISKKMEGMVANSSAIRAMFEEGNRLAKLYGAENVYDFSLGNPNVPAPEAVKTAIIDLLNEEDTLVLHGYTNSNAGYEDVREAVADSLNERFGTAFAAKNITMTVGAAGGLNVILKTLLNPGDEVIVFAPYFGEYRSYVNNFDGVIVEISPNTVDFQPKLDEFEQKITAKTKAVIVNTPNNPTGVVYSEETIQKLAAIMEAKQKEFGTEIYLISDEPYRELAYDGVEVPYLTKYYANTIVGYSYSKSLSLPGERIGYLVIPDEVTDSETVIAAANVANRILGFVNAPTLQQKVVKKCLNEKTDISYYDRNRETLYNGLKDCGFECIKPQGAFYLFVKAPIEDEKAFCAAAKKYNILIVPGSSFGCPGYVRIAYCVAYETIVNSLPKFKELAAEYAK, from the coding sequence ATGATTTCAAAGAAGATGGAAGGTATGGTAGCAAATAGTTCTGCAATCCGCGCAATGTTCGAGGAGGGCAACAGACTGGCAAAGCTTTACGGAGCTGAGAATGTATATGATTTTAGTCTGGGAAATCCCAATGTTCCGGCACCGGAGGCGGTGAAGACAGCCATTATAGATTTGCTGAATGAGGAGGATACACTGGTACTTCATGGATATACCAACAGTAACGCCGGGTATGAGGACGTTCGCGAGGCAGTGGCAGATTCCCTCAATGAACGGTTCGGGACAGCATTTGCGGCAAAAAATATCACGATGACGGTCGGTGCGGCAGGAGGCCTGAATGTCATTCTGAAGACCCTTTTGAACCCGGGCGATGAAGTGATCGTGTTTGCTCCATATTTCGGGGAATACAGAAGCTATGTGAATAACTTTGACGGCGTGATCGTGGAGATTTCTCCGAATACCGTGGATTTCCAGCCGAAGCTTGACGAGTTTGAACAGAAGATTACAGCGAAGACAAAGGCAGTGATTGTAAATACGCCCAATAACCCGACGGGAGTCGTCTATTCGGAGGAGACGATTCAGAAGCTGGCAGCGATCATGGAGGCAAAACAGAAGGAATTCGGAACGGAGATTTACCTGATTTCCGATGAGCCCTACCGCGAGCTGGCCTATGACGGGGTGGAGGTTCCGTATCTGACGAAGTATTATGCAAATACGATCGTAGGATATTCTTATAGCAAATCCTTGTCTCTTCCGGGGGAGCGGATCGGCTATCTGGTCATTCCCGACGAGGTGACGGATTCCGAGACGGTGATTGCAGCGGCGAATGTGGCAAACCGTATTCTGGGCTTTGTAAATGCACCGACCCTTCAGCAGAAGGTAGTTAAGAAATGCCTGAATGAGAAGACAGACATTTCCTATTATGACAGAAACAGAGAGACCCTTTATAACGGGCTGAAGGATTGCGGCTTTGAATGCATTAAACCGCAGGGAGCATTTTACCTGTTCGTAAAAGCACCGATCGAAGACGAGAAGGCGTTTTGTGCGGCTGCGAAGAAATACAATATTCTGATCGTACCGGGAAGCTCTTTCGGTTGTCCGGGATATGTGAGAATCGCATATTGCGTGGCGTACGAGACGATCGTGAATTCTCTGCCGAAATTCAAAGAGCTGGCAGCAGAGTATGCAAAATAG
- a CDS encoding PD-(D/E)XK nuclease family transposase — translation MTYDTFFKHIFNAESHPERLSGLLSAIIGRPLTVKRALPKEHSRITERGSLLELDIIVEFDTGELGDVEIQKIGYLFPGERASCYAADMVMRQYEREKSIRGEHFTYKDLKSVYTIVLVENSGKEFRQMPKQYIHRGKVQFDTGLKMEFLQEFYFIPLDVFFEMKHNEGEATVKNDLEAWLYFIGSDKPEEIMRVIEARPGFAELYREVCEFRYHPKEAIRMFSDALRKLDENTVKYMIEEQKREIEEQRKEIEEQRREIKELKILLAEKMS, via the coding sequence ATGACGTATGACACATTTTTTAAGCACATTTTTAATGCGGAATCACATCCGGAACGGCTCTCAGGATTGCTCTCGGCAATTATAGGACGTCCTCTTACGGTGAAACGTGCACTTCCGAAGGAACACAGCCGGATCACAGAAAGAGGTTCCCTTCTGGAACTGGACATTATCGTAGAATTTGATACGGGTGAACTCGGAGACGTTGAAATACAAAAGATAGGGTATTTGTTTCCGGGTGAAAGAGCGTCCTGTTATGCGGCGGATATGGTAATGCGTCAGTATGAACGGGAAAAAAGTATCCGAGGCGAACATTTTACTTATAAAGATTTAAAATCTGTTTATACAATCGTTTTGGTTGAGAATAGCGGGAAGGAATTTCGTCAGATGCCAAAACAGTATATTCATCGAGGCAAAGTGCAGTTTGATACCGGATTAAAAATGGAGTTTTTACAAGAATTCTATTTTATTCCTCTTGATGTTTTCTTTGAAATGAAGCATAATGAAGGAGAAGCAACAGTAAAAAATGATCTGGAAGCCTGGCTATATTTTATCGGTTCAGATAAACCGGAAGAGATTATGAGAGTAATTGAGGCTCGGCCTGGTTTCGCAGAGCTGTACCGGGAGGTATGTGAATTTCGGTATCATCCTAAGGAGGCGATTAGAATGTTTTCGGATGCACTTAGAAAATTGGATGAGAATACGGTAAAATATATGATTGAAGAGCAGAAAAGGGAGATTGAGGAGCAGCGAAAAGAGATTGAGGAACAGCGAAGAGAGATTAAAGAGCTGAAGATACTTCTCGCTGAGAAAATGTCATAG
- a CDS encoding ABC transporter ATP-binding protein: protein MWEKLKKLFAYYKPYKLLFFSDLFFAVLGAAVTLVIPLVVRYITNEVVYFDAQKAHQTILMLGAILLVLVIVEFGCNYYIAYFGHMMGAKMEANMRSDIFGHYQKLTFAFYDNQKVGHLLSRITSDLFDISELLHHGPEDVLISVIKLTGSFFILVNVNARLTMVAFAFVPVMLVFAVYYNKKMKRAFAQNRAKIADINSQIEDSLSGIRVVKSFANEREELKKFRVGNDNFVRAKRTSYRYMGMYHSGLNALTTLVTVGVLVAGGSFLTTGSVDVADLITFLLYINNFTEPVKKLVNSAEQFQNGYTGFERFLEIMAIAPDISDKPDAVHVDTLRGDIEFRDVSFHYEDNQEKVLNHINLNVKAGEYMALVGPSGVGKTTLCSLIPRFYEASEGAILIDGIDIRDMKLDDLRNNVGIVQQDVYLFAGTIMDNIRYGRPDATDEDVVRAARSANAHEFIMGFPEGYDTDIGQRGVKLSGGQKQRLSIARVFLKNPPILIFDEATSALDNESEKVVQNSLEDLAKNRTTFVIAHRLTTIRNAKRILVLTENGIAEEGTHEELLERKGVYEALYHMHFQN from the coding sequence ATGTGGGAGAAACTAAAGAAATTATTTGCGTACTATAAGCCGTACAAGCTGTTGTTTTTCAGTGATTTGTTTTTTGCAGTCCTGGGGGCAGCCGTGACGCTTGTCATTCCGCTTGTGGTACGGTATATCACAAATGAAGTGGTATATTTTGATGCACAAAAAGCACATCAGACCATTTTGATGCTGGGGGCGATCCTTTTGGTGCTGGTGATCGTGGAGTTTGGGTGTAACTATTACATCGCGTATTTCGGCCATATGATGGGAGCGAAGATGGAAGCGAATATGCGAAGTGACATTTTTGGACATTACCAGAAGCTGACCTTTGCATTTTATGATAATCAAAAGGTGGGGCATCTGCTGTCGAGGATCACCAGCGATCTGTTTGACATCAGTGAGCTTCTGCATCATGGACCGGAGGACGTTTTGATTTCCGTGATCAAGCTTACCGGTTCCTTCTTCATTCTGGTAAATGTGAATGCACGCCTGACGATGGTCGCGTTTGCGTTTGTTCCGGTCATGCTGGTATTTGCAGTGTATTATAATAAGAAGATGAAGAGAGCATTTGCACAGAACCGGGCGAAGATCGCAGATATCAACAGTCAGATCGAGGACAGTCTGTCCGGTATCCGGGTGGTCAAATCCTTTGCAAATGAGCGGGAGGAGTTGAAGAAATTCCGTGTGGGGAATGACAATTTTGTCCGGGCTAAGCGGACAAGCTACCGCTATATGGGAATGTACCATTCCGGACTGAATGCGCTGACCACGTTGGTCACGGTAGGAGTCCTGGTGGCAGGCGGAAGCTTCCTTACTACCGGGTCGGTAGATGTGGCGGATCTTATCACCTTCCTTCTTTATATTAATAACTTCACGGAGCCGGTGAAAAAGCTGGTGAATTCGGCCGAGCAGTTCCAGAACGGCTATACCGGATTCGAGCGGTTTCTGGAGATTATGGCGATCGCACCGGATATTTCTGATAAGCCGGACGCAGTGCATGTGGATACTTTAAGAGGAGATATCGAGTTCAGGGACGTTTCCTTCCATTACGAGGATAATCAGGAAAAGGTGTTAAACCACATTAATCTGAATGTAAAAGCAGGAGAATATATGGCGCTTGTCGGGCCCTCCGGCGTGGGAAAAACCACGCTCTGCAGCCTGATTCCCAGGTTTTATGAGGCAAGTGAAGGTGCGATCCTCATCGACGGTATAGATATCCGGGATATGAAGCTGGACGATCTGAGAAATAACGTGGGAATCGTACAGCAGGACGTGTATTTGTTCGCGGGAACGATCATGGACAATATCCGTTACGGCAGGCCGGACGCGACCGATGAAGATGTGGTGCGCGCGGCGAGAAGCGCGAATGCGCATGAATTTATCATGGGATTCCCGGAGGGCTACGACACCGATATCGGACAGCGAGGCGTGAAATTATCCGGCGGCCAGAAGCAGAGACTGTCCATTGCCAGAGTATTTCTGAAGAATCCGCCGATTTTGATTTTTGACGAGGCGACCTCGGCTCTGGACAATGAGAGTGAGAAGGTGGTACAGAATTCTCTGGAAGATCTGGCGAAGAACCGTACCACGTTCGTGATCGCGCATAGACTGACCACCATTCGCAATGCAAAGCGGATTCTGGTGCTGACGGAGAATGGAATCGCGGAAGAAGGGACACATGAGGAATTGCTGGAAAGGAAGGGCGTTTATGAGGCGCTGTATCATATGCATTTCCAGAACTAG